ttacaaaaaaaggatgATGAGGGTGCAAAACAGGAAGTTGATAAACAAAGGAAGGAGCCTGATAAAAAAGAGACTGAATCTAAAAAGAAGATTACAGGCAAGATTGAttccccttctcactctgaTTCAGACTCGGAGGATCAAGAAGAAGGAAAGGTGAGAGTATGATTTGAAAAATTgtgaattgtttttaaaaatagtgAGCTCACTGCAGTTGTGTTGTATAGTAACATCACGAGTACAGCAGGGACCTAATAACTACCCCTACCTGTCCCCCAGCAATCTGCTATTCTAGTTTGTCTTAAACATCATGTATGCTGTATAACCATGAAATGAGAATTGTTTCTTAGCATGCTAAATACATCCTGGTAAATTCTTTCAATACAAATGACCATAGTCTGAAATGACAATGAGGTATGTTAAGAAAAGCTTCATGTTTCCTTTtgctgattttactatacatcaTAAGGGGCCAGCCCCAGAGTTTCTCCCACTAGAAGGGCTGTGGAAGATCTTACAAATtgaattgtgcattatacagagctGGCACAAGCCTTCTTACAGGAGAAGCTCAGAGTTCACTAAACCTTAGTGTTTTCTGTAACTGTGAACTTCTGGTTATCATCCCCTATATTTAGATCTGTGTGTTGTCAAGTTTTGTTGCACACCAGCAGCACTGATGATAAAGCATAAGAACACGAGGTGAAGGCCACAGTTTTGCTGTATCTAAGCAATCATATTACACCCAACACCCTGCATGTTGTTATTTCACACATCAGGAAGTCATTAAGCTGCTTCTCTAGTCTGTGACCTGGTTAGGGAAAATAGAAATAAAGCATATTGTCAAGGTGGCACATGAAGCATAATTGAGGGGCGTTTCTTCTGTTTGGTTTTCCTGACTGAGCCAATTCTTTTTTGTCACTTAGAAGGGCAAAGGACGCAAACAAGTGACCCAGAAGCGCAGCTTAAAGCCCGAAAAAGAAGCAGCTGTTAAAAAGCATAAAGTGGATGATGCCACTAAGACAGAAAGGTTGACAACAATGtcattgtttccttttttcttcgCTGTCTCGATCTTTTTGTCTGTGTCCACCCTGCTAATATTCATGTATTGTATAAgttacaatattattttttgtcacCTATAGCCACAGCAAAGAGGAAGTGAGGAAACTTGAAGTTAAAAATCTGGACAAGAAAAAAGGTTGGTCTGTTATACCATATACACCCAAAGTTGGAAAGCTTATGCACTTTGGCATTTTTACACTTTTGCTGACTTTCCTTCCCACAGAACCATCTACAGATGCCAGACTTCAACGGATACACGCAGAGATTAAAAGCTCCTTAAAGATTGACCACCTGGTATGTTGTTATACCTGGTATTATTATAGAAATTCTTGCATTGGCCAGCATCTGTATCTTATATCGCAAATTAGACTTATATTTGTCATAACAAAAGTCTGGGGAGGATTTTCTCTCATCTGGTTGTCGGGCTGTCAAGTGTTACATGTTTATACTGCTTGTCAACCTTTGGGTCATCTTGTAGCCTTGGTTATCACAACAAAACTAATATTATAAAAACTAAAGACTAAAGCACAAATACTATGAAGACTATTATTGAATGTATGATCTAAAACACGGTACTCTTATGTAAACTACAGTTTTGCTGCTTGTCCTTTTAAAACGCAGGATGTGAATAGATGCATTAATGCCTTGGATGAACTGGCTTCACTCCAAGTAACGATGCAGCAAGCTCAGAAGCACACAGAAATGATTACTACACTAAAAAAGGTAGGAGCCAGACTTGTCATGccttgttacaaaaaaaaatgcaggagtCGAAGCGTACTTTGAAATAAAATGGTCCCTTGAatgtaaacacacattttaaactTGATACACTTAAAAGGGCAATTTAATGTCTCAGGGAGCTATGCCAaagaaatgcatattaaaatactttatttgaaaaatattatttataaatactttCCTTAGGGATAAAGTGGAGCTGCCTACATCCTCCATGGTCCCAACGACCTATGCCAAACCAGTGGTGTAGCTGAGTAGCCGTGAGTTTACCATGTCAGGAGATGTTTGGCCGAACGCATCTTCTGCATGGAAAagagtggcaaaagggggaaatTGCTTATGAGTGAATACTCCACAATCCCCCTGtgaatttgtatgtttttttttaataaactgttAATATGTAAATTGGGTGTGTTGTAGACCATTGTTTTCCATTATTGGACAAAATTCAAAATAGTATCAAAGAGATTTTTAAGACCGGCCAATGCTTACAACCTTGTGTGGTCCAAGCAATAAGAATGCTTATTTATGGGGATGGAACCGATGGCACTCTCAGAACTTCTGCAAGCCAAGGATCTGGGGCAGTGAAATAGTGCCAATGCATGGGGGGTTCTGCACAAGCACTTTGTGTCCAATGGAACCAGAAACAATAATTCAAAGGGGACACTCCAGtcttaaaatgcatatgatgaaAAGGAGTCATTTGTCAGTGTGGTTAATTATGTACTAAAGCGAGAGAATGTGATTTCCACATACAATTAAAGTTTTGCTCTTGACAGATTCGACGGTTCAAAGCCAGCCAAGTGGTTATGGAAAAAGCTACAATGTTGTACAACAAGTTCAAAAACATGTTCCTGGTTGGTGAAGGTGACACTGTTATAACTCAAGTTTTGAACAAGTCTCTAGCAGAACAGAAGCAGCATGAGGAGGCAAACAAAGCCAAGGAATCCGGGAAGAGAGGGCCTCATAAGAAGATAGAAAAGGACCAAAGTTCAGGTAAGCCAGATAGGATTGTTTGCAATGAATGCTGGCCAATCCATACAGATATACATCTTGTATTCAAACTAGGTGCGTTTAAAGTCTGAGTTAATGGCATTCGTCACCTCCAGTCCTCTGGAGTAGAGAACTGCACTGGGACGCAGGTCCtgagttttacatttttttttttttttttttttgcaaaacttCATATTAGTCATTTATAGGTTTTCTGTTATATTTGTCCAATTTACTATAAAACACCCAGACTCCTTTTATAATACTGACTatggtatataaaatacaatagctTGATCTCAATCACCCAGTTTGACTTTCTGACTAATCCTAGGAAGGAAAGGATTTCATTGTACAAGCAAAACGTAACTACCGTTGCCATATgtaatcagctcagtgtggtattGGAGCAGGCAAATTCACCCAAAGTATAATATAACGGATAACATTAGCAGCCTcatgtctgcagataaaagatGTTTGTTGGAGCAACatgaaatagatttttaaatGCTAACCTGCATTGCTGAATATACCACTGTATTTTAAGTTCaaggaggaaaaatgtttttccgtCGTACTAGCACAAACTGTCCTTTTCTGCAGCTTGTGAACAACAGTACCCAGATTATACtctttaaaatgatattttcaAAGAAGAGGTAGGGAAATGTATAAAGAAATGCATGCAGCCATAGCCTCTATAAGTTTGCGATAATTGTACTAAATAGCCATTATGGTAAAcaaaaaccagtaaaataagaaatggTAAACAAAATCTGCCTCCACCCCTCAAAAATAAGCAGCTTGTCACTACATAATGATGATGTAGGTAGAAGCTGCTTCAGAACCAGATTGTATGTGACGGGAAGACTAGAGCGCCCATTTTTCTGGTGCACATCAGAAAAGAAATGTGCTTGGCTTATGAGAGCTTCTATTCTGACTACGTATGAATATTTATTCATTGGTGATTAAGCTGGAAAGATgccagtatttatttttttgtgtgtatgaatgCCATCAGGAATTTTTAATTGCAGTCTTGTGCTGAGAATTAATTTAGTCTGTATCTTGGTCATGGTGCTTCTGGTAGATGGAGATCAAAACAGGGCATGTTCCTTCCTGAAGACAGAATTCAAGGGATTTAAGTATAAAGTCTTTAAATTAATCTAGCATATGTGCCGAGATTTACTGTAAGTGTCACCATTAACATCATTTCTTTGATATGCGAGCAGAGACAAAAGCTGTTAATGGCAGCAAAGAATCCCAAGACCAAGCACAACAAAACGGGGACAGTGGTGAAGAG
The DNA window shown above is from Spea bombifrons isolate aSpeBom1 chromosome 1, aSpeBom1.2.pri, whole genome shotgun sequence and carries:
- the PSIP1 gene encoding PC4 and SFRS1-interacting protein isoform X3; this encodes MTRDYKPGDLIFAKMKGYPHWPARNILAITNAALKEAEEAQEESVEESEEKGAKKRKSSASKISSKQSDTSSSGLGSPEKDLSTSKEDTSFSEQTANEQSGLGKESPVKGKRGRKRKADKLVEPDQDSASVPVSPPKQSPKRGRPASAEVKVPKPRGRPRLIKPPPSPGHGVTSEEDQANKKALENKAQKQLLQKKDDEGAKQEVDKQRKEPDKKETESKKKITGKIDSPSHSDSDSEDQEEGKKGKGRKQVTQKRSLKPEKEAAVKKHKVDDATKTESHSKEEVRKLEVKNLDKKKEPSTDARLQRIHAEIKSSLKIDHLDVNRCINALDELASLQVTMQQAQKHTEMITTLKKIRRFKASQVVMEKATMLYNKFKNMFLVGEGDTVITQVLNKSLAEQKQHEEANKAKESGKRGPHKKIEKDQSSAETKAVNGSKESQDQAQQNGDSGEESEGKDKTEKR